Proteins co-encoded in one Arachis hypogaea cultivar Tifrunner chromosome 11, arahy.Tifrunner.gnm2.J5K5, whole genome shotgun sequence genomic window:
- the LOC112723659 gene encoding uncharacterized protein: MASLLKAPSFVSPLQQKLNYASFSSITTKIQSNFCHANVRNGRCHVPNMAIKAQTSVGGDVLDKESVATNKDENNYGVVSIHHVGILCENLERSLDFYQNILGLEINEARPHDKLPYRGAWLWVGSEMIHLMELPNPDPLTGRAEHGGRDRHTCIAIRDVLKLKAIFDKAGIPYTLSKSGRPAIFARDPDANALEFTQVEG, translated from the exons ATGGCGTCCCTTCTCAAAGCACCTTCCTTTGTCTCTCCTCTGCAGCAAAag TTGAATTATGCCAGCTTTTCATCCATAACCACAAAAATTCAATCCAACTTTTGTCATGCTAATGTAAGAAATGGGAGATGCCATGTTCCCAACATGGCGATAAAAGCTCAGACGAGCGTTGGAGGAGATGTACTTGACAAAGAATCAGTTGCTACTAACAAAGACGAGAACA ATTATGGTGTTGTTAGCATTCACCATGTTGGAATTTTATGTGAAAACCTAGAAAGATCCCTTGACTTTTACCAAAACATTCTAG GCCTCGAAATAAATGAAGCAAGGCCACACGATAAGCTTCCATATAGGGGTGCTTGGTTGTGGGTAGGCTCTGAGATGATTCACTTGATGGAGCTTCCAAACCCTGACCCGTTAACTGGACGAGCAGAACATGGAGGGCGAGATCGTCACACGTGTATTGCAATCCGGGATGTTCTCAAGCTGAAAGCAATCTTTGATAAAGCTG gtATTCCATACACACTTAGCAAATCCGGAAGACCGGCAATCTTTGCACGCGACCCTGATGCAAATGCTCTTGAGTTTACACAAGTTGAAGGCTGA
- the LOC112723660 gene encoding protein ALP1-like, producing MEIGSAPPILTLEDYSYLFPDMDSNFLSLNKKRQQEEEEEEGDNNNNNNNNNNINIINNSSGSSLNDLLSSLIQFDNKEVMVDPEEMKPTIPFNPNYFATASQFQGQFNEFKLEVEGLENDYSGSPTKKPRRSANSPDNNNQVQASAGSSSMVPQRRLWVKDRSKDWWERCSHPDFPEEEFRRSFRMSKGTFEMICRELDSAVTKKNTMLRDAIPVRQRVAVCIWRLATGDPLRLVSKRFGLGISTCHKLVLEVCSAIKTVLMPKFLHWPDESVMKKNKEEFESVFGIPDVGGSMYTTHVPIIAPKTNVAAYFNKRHTERNQKTSYSITVQGVVDPRGVFTDVCIGWPGSMPDDQVLEKSALFQRASKGSLKDVWVVGNSGHPLMDWILVPYTHQNLTWTQHAFNEKIGDIQKVAKGAFSRLKGRWSCLQKRTEVKLQDLPVVLGACCVLHNICEMRNEEMDPDWSFDLFDDEMVAENGVRSAASVQARDQIAHYLLHHGRAGTTFL from the coding sequence ATGGAAATTGGGTCAGCACCTCCAATTCTTACCCTCGAAGATTACTCTTACTTGTTCCCCGATATGGactctaattttctctctctcaaCAAAAAACGtcaacaagaggaagaagaagaagaaggagataataataataataataataataataataatattaatattattaataatagtagTGGTTCTTCACTTAACGATTTACTCTCTTCCCTAATTCAATTTGATAACAAGGAAGTGATGGTGGATCCAGAAGAAATGAAGCCAACGATTCCGTTCAATCCTAACTACTTCGCAACAGCGTCGCAATTTCAAGGTCAATTCAACGAATTCAAGCTTGAAGTTGAAGGATTGGAAAATGATTATTCTGGTTCGCCGACGAAGAAGCCTCGGCGATCTGCGAATTCTCCGGATAATAATAATCAGGTGCAGGCGAGTGCAGGGTCGAGTTCCATGGTGCCGCAGCGGAGGCTATGGGTTAAGGACCGGTCCAAGGACTGGTGGGAGCGATGCAGCCACCCGGATTTTCCAGAAGAAGAGTTCCGAAGATCGTTCCGTATGAGCAAAGGAACGTTCGAGATGATTTGCAGAGAGTTAGATTCGGCGGTTACGAAGAAGAACACCATGCTTCGTGACGCGATTCCCGTTCGCCAGCGCGTCGCCGTCTGCATTTGGCGACTCGCCACCGGTGACCCGCTCCGACTGGTGTCGAAGCGGTTCGGACTCGGGATATCCACGTGTCATAAGCTTGTTCTTGAGGTTTGTTCTGCCATTAAAACGGTTCTCATGCCTAAGTTCCTTCATTGGCCTGATGAGTCTGTTATgaagaagaacaaggaagaaTTCGAATCGGTTTTTGGGATCCCTGATGTTGGTGGATCAATGTACACTACACATGTTCCAATCATTGCTCCGAAGACTAATGTAGCTGCTTACTTCAACAAGCGCCATACGGAGAGGAACCAGAAGACTTCTTATTCCATAACCGTCCAAggagtggttgatccaagaggaGTCTTCACTGATGTGTGTATTGGTTGGCCTGGTTCAATGCCTGATGATCAAGTTCTTGAAAAATCTGCATTGTTTCAGAGAGCTAGCAAGGGAAGCTTGAAGGATGTTTGGGTTGTTGGAAACTCTGGACACCCTCTCATGGATTGGATCTTGGTACCTTACACTCACCAGAACCTAACCTGGACTCAGCATGCTTTCAATGAGAAGATTGGAGACATACAAAAGGTAGCTAAGGGTGCATTCTCCAGGCTTAAGGGTAGGTGGTCTTGTCTTCAGAAGAGGACTGAAGTGAAGCTTCAGGATTTACCTGTTGTTCTTGGTGCTTGTTGTGTTCTTCACAATATATGTGAGATGAGGAATGAGGAGATGGATCCTGATTGGAGTTTTGATCTCTTTGATGATGAGATGGTGGCAGAGAATGGTGTTAGGTCTGCTGCTTCAGTGCAGGCTAGGGATCAGATTGCTCACTATCTGTTACACCATGGCAGGGCAGGCACCACTTTCTTGTAG